A window of the Vigna angularis cultivar LongXiaoDou No.4 chromosome 3, ASM1680809v1, whole genome shotgun sequence genome harbors these coding sequences:
- the LOC108324255 gene encoding protein ABSCISIC ACID-INSENSITIVE 5 isoform X2, with the protein MVVAESEMNSQNDAESSIELEQLHDVNKNHPFSSLGREASSIYSITLDEFQHTLWENGKNFGSMNMDEFLSSIWCAEEIQILNNSINISSFSLNEASAEKGLIRKQPSLPRQGSLTLPAPLCRKTVDEVWSEIHKGQQQRQPQKNNDNNCGSVNNDNNAQNTDSASRQPTFGEMTLEDFLIKAGIVREQCAIATPVPASTSQNQHLQQYGFFPNNNRTMEPSFVGRQVMGLGGGGFGGSAGGNVVRPPYQAVTKGGGGGGAVGQSSGYPAAVPSAVCFGPRAVNGGGGYEAVSNMGVVAPVSPVSPEGIGTGENFGSRFGMDKVVSRGRKRAFDGPVEKVVERRQRRMIKNRESAARSRARKLAYTIELEAELTQLKEENAELKLSLADLERRRKQQHLEEGNWRVQNNLQKAKNKSRSLRRIMSCPL; encoded by the exons ATGGTGGTGGCGGAGTCTGAGATGAACTCACAAAACGACGCTGAATCTTCGATAGAGTTGGAGCAACTGCACGACGTCAACAAGAATCACCCATTCTCTTCATTGGGAAGAGAAGCTTCTTCCATCTACTCCATCACCCTCGACGAGTTCCAACACACGCTATGGGAGAATGGCAAGAACTTTGGGTCCATGAACATGGACGAGTTTCTCAGCAGCATATGGTGTGCAgaagaaattcaaattttaaacaacagCATCAACATTAGCAGCTTCTCACTGAATGAAGCTTCCGCAGAAAAAGGGTTGATAAGGAAGCAACCGAGCCTTCCTCGGCAAGGGTCTCTAACACTTCCTGCACCTTTGTGTAGGAAAACAGTGGACGAGGTTTGGTCTGAGATACACAAAGGACAACAACAACGGCAACCACAGAAAAACAACGACAATAACTGTGGAAGCGTTAATAATGATAACAATGCTCAAAATACCGATTCTGCCAGTCGCCAACCTACCTTTGGAGAGATGACTTTGGAGGACTTCTTGATAAAAGCTGGGATAGTTCGTGAACAGTGTGCCATTGCAACGCCAGTTCCAGCTTCTACAAGTCAAAATCAGCATTTGCAGCAGTATGGCTTCTTTCCTAATAACAACCGTACAATGGAGCCTTCTTTTGTCGGAAGGCAGGTGATGGGGCTTGGTGGCGGCGGTTTCGGCGGTAGTGCTGGTGGGAATGTGGTTAGACCACCTTATCAGGCGGTGACTAAGGGTGGTGGTGGGGGTGGTGCAGTTGGACAGTCTTCTGGGTATCCGGCGGCAGTGCCGTCAGCGGTTTGCTTTGGACCGAGGGCGGTGAATGGTGGCGGTGGTTACGAGGCAGTGAGCAACATGGGAGTGGTGGCGCCGGTGAGTCCGGTTTCGCCGGAGGGGATAGGTACTGGTGAAAATTTTGGTTCCAGATTTGGGATGGACAAAGTTGTGTCAAGAGGGAGAAAGAGGGCGTTTGATGGGCCTGTGGAAAAGGTGGTGGAGAGAAGACAGAGGAGGATGATCAAGAACAGAGAATCAGCAGCCAGATCCAGAGCAAGAAAACTG GCATACACAATTGAATTAGAAGCAGAATTGACCCAGTTGAAAGAAGAGAACGCCGAACTTAAACTATCACTG GCTGATCTTGAAAGGAGAAGAAAGCAACAG CATTTAGAGGAAGGGAATTGGAGAGTTCAAAACAACCTTCAAAAGGCCAAAAATAAATCGAGATCATTGAGAAGGATCATGAGTTGCCCTTTATGA
- the LOC108324255 gene encoding protein ABSCISIC ACID-INSENSITIVE 5 isoform X1, with amino-acid sequence MVVAESEMNSQNDAESSIELEQLHDVNKNHPFSSLGREASSIYSITLDEFQHTLWENGKNFGSMNMDEFLSSIWCAEEIQILNNSINISSFSLNEASAEKGLIRKQPSLPRQGSLTLPAPLCRKTVDEVWSEIHKGQQQRQPQKNNDNNCGSVNNDNNAQNTDSASRQPTFGEMTLEDFLIKAGIVREQCAIATPVPASTSQNQHLQQYGFFPNNNRTMEPSFVGRQVMGLGGGGFGGSAGGNVVRPPYQAVTKGGGGGGAVGQSSGYPAAVPSAVCFGPRAVNGGGGYEAVSNMGVVAPVSPVSPEGIGTGENFGSRFGMDKVVSRGRKRAFDGPVEKVVERRQRRMIKNRESAARSRARKLAYTIELEAELTQLKEENAELKLSLADLERRRKQQSPFLQHLEEGNWRVQNNLQKAKNKSRSLRRIMSCPL; translated from the exons ATGGTGGTGGCGGAGTCTGAGATGAACTCACAAAACGACGCTGAATCTTCGATAGAGTTGGAGCAACTGCACGACGTCAACAAGAATCACCCATTCTCTTCATTGGGAAGAGAAGCTTCTTCCATCTACTCCATCACCCTCGACGAGTTCCAACACACGCTATGGGAGAATGGCAAGAACTTTGGGTCCATGAACATGGACGAGTTTCTCAGCAGCATATGGTGTGCAgaagaaattcaaattttaaacaacagCATCAACATTAGCAGCTTCTCACTGAATGAAGCTTCCGCAGAAAAAGGGTTGATAAGGAAGCAACCGAGCCTTCCTCGGCAAGGGTCTCTAACACTTCCTGCACCTTTGTGTAGGAAAACAGTGGACGAGGTTTGGTCTGAGATACACAAAGGACAACAACAACGGCAACCACAGAAAAACAACGACAATAACTGTGGAAGCGTTAATAATGATAACAATGCTCAAAATACCGATTCTGCCAGTCGCCAACCTACCTTTGGAGAGATGACTTTGGAGGACTTCTTGATAAAAGCTGGGATAGTTCGTGAACAGTGTGCCATTGCAACGCCAGTTCCAGCTTCTACAAGTCAAAATCAGCATTTGCAGCAGTATGGCTTCTTTCCTAATAACAACCGTACAATGGAGCCTTCTTTTGTCGGAAGGCAGGTGATGGGGCTTGGTGGCGGCGGTTTCGGCGGTAGTGCTGGTGGGAATGTGGTTAGACCACCTTATCAGGCGGTGACTAAGGGTGGTGGTGGGGGTGGTGCAGTTGGACAGTCTTCTGGGTATCCGGCGGCAGTGCCGTCAGCGGTTTGCTTTGGACCGAGGGCGGTGAATGGTGGCGGTGGTTACGAGGCAGTGAGCAACATGGGAGTGGTGGCGCCGGTGAGTCCGGTTTCGCCGGAGGGGATAGGTACTGGTGAAAATTTTGGTTCCAGATTTGGGATGGACAAAGTTGTGTCAAGAGGGAGAAAGAGGGCGTTTGATGGGCCTGTGGAAAAGGTGGTGGAGAGAAGACAGAGGAGGATGATCAAGAACAGAGAATCAGCAGCCAGATCCAGAGCAAGAAAACTG GCATACACAATTGAATTAGAAGCAGAATTGACCCAGTTGAAAGAAGAGAACGCCGAACTTAAACTATCACTG GCTGATCTTGAAAGGAGAAGAAAGCAACAG TCACCTTTTTTGCAGCATTTAGAGGAAGGGAATTGGAGAGTTCAAAACAACCTTCAAAAGGCCAAAAATAAATCGAGATCATTGAGAAGGATCATGAGTTGCCCTTTATGA
- the LOC128195993 gene encoding uncharacterized protein LOC128195993 translates to MVIIPKACKIIWFCLLHRKMKNDLRTMLQGVIGKSRGQLVQILYPKCNQQLDSWECGFYVMCWIKTIIRAVITDDWNERFKSTSPIPKDTIKQIRQEWTAYLLQRWS, encoded by the exons atggtcatcattcccaaagcatgtaaaattatatggttttgtttgttgcataggaagatgaaaaatgacttgagaacaatgcttcaagg agttattggtaaatcacgtggtcaactggttcaaattttgtatccaaag tgtaaccagcagctagattcatgggaatgtggcttttatgtgatgtgttggattaagaccatcattcgagctgtcattacagatgactggaatgag cgcttcaagagtacatcgccTATTCCAAAGGACACAATTaaacagataaggcaggagtggaccgcttatcttctgcaaagatggagttag